Proteins encoded by one window of uncultured Draconibacterium sp.:
- a CDS encoding Pycsar system effector family protein, with amino-acid sequence MNIVEEVKVYVIKYYEEKVSALLNYHSIEHTRLVAHVSEAIADDENLDERNKSIVVVAAWFHDIGHAVSLNNHEEESCKIARNFLNEKGIDEEFIVEVEKCIRSTKMGAPKNSLLEEIIGDADHAHAGMDNFMQISNLLRKEMCNFVERKCSKLDYWKQTLEFILEVEFYTDYAKDNFEPVRIENIKKVEKRIKKLSTDNASELPKKAPKSTARGIETMFRLTARNQINLSSIADNKANIMLTINAVLVSALMSTSALTLRTSEQNFLVPGIILIVGCLISLVFAILSVIPKYGKGDYSDEDLKKRKLNLLFFGNFFNMPYEKYEKGVKEMMNDYDYLYGTLTKDQYNLGKVLAQKYKLLRYSYHVFMASFVVAVLTFLALYLSKI; translated from the coding sequence ATGAATATAGTAGAAGAGGTAAAAGTTTATGTGATAAAATATTACGAGGAAAAAGTATCTGCCTTGTTAAATTATCATTCAATTGAACACACCCGTTTGGTTGCACATGTTTCGGAAGCTATTGCTGATGACGAGAACCTGGATGAACGTAACAAAAGTATTGTGGTGGTGGCGGCCTGGTTTCACGATATTGGCCATGCAGTTTCGTTAAACAACCACGAAGAAGAAAGTTGTAAGATTGCCCGTAACTTTTTAAACGAAAAAGGCATTGATGAGGAGTTTATTGTGGAGGTTGAAAAATGCATCCGGTCAACCAAGATGGGTGCGCCGAAAAATTCGTTGCTGGAAGAAATAATTGGCGATGCCGATCATGCACATGCAGGAATGGACAATTTTATGCAAATATCGAACCTGCTGAGAAAGGAGATGTGCAATTTTGTTGAGCGGAAATGTTCGAAGTTGGATTACTGGAAACAAACGTTGGAGTTTATTCTTGAAGTTGAATTTTATACGGATTATGCAAAAGATAATTTCGAACCGGTTCGTATTGAGAACATTAAAAAGGTTGAAAAACGTATAAAAAAGCTCTCCACAGATAATGCATCGGAATTGCCGAAAAAAGCACCTAAGAGTACTGCTCGAGGTATCGAGACCATGTTCCGTTTAACGGCACGTAACCAAATAAATCTGAGTTCAATTGCTGATAATAAGGCCAATATCATGCTCACGATTAACGCTGTTTTGGTTTCAGCGCTGATGAGTACAAGTGCTCTGACTTTGCGCACCAGCGAGCAGAATTTTCTGGTTCCCGGAATTATACTGATAGTAGGCTGTTTGATTTCGTTGGTATTTGCAATTCTTTCTGTAATTCCGAAATATGGCAAAGGTGATTACAGCGATGAAGACCTGAAAAAACGAAAACTTAACCTTTTGTTTTTTGGTAACTTCTTTAATATGCCGTACGAGAAATATGAAAAAGGCGTGAAAGAAATGATGAACGATTACGATTATTTGTACGGGACGCTCACCAAGGACCAATACAACCTTGGGAAAGTACTGGCTCAGAAATATAAATTACTGCGTTATTCGTACCACGTATTTATGGCCAGTTTTGTAGTCGCAGTACTCACATTCTTAGCTCTTTACCTATCTAAAATATAG
- a CDS encoding phosphoglycerate mutase family protein, with amino-acid sequence MKTFVQLILILGAIFCTMHMQAQEVILIRHASVKLEQKGWVGAKKASRLRENYDTAPIKQFDPDTVLNKIPARITDTVYVSALPRSIATGLKLFGDSAAIVSLKELNEFEMHMIWLPLYLPYKAWTSISRTMWLMGLEKPGSESFQEAKDRVDDVCNFIEYKAEQNNQVILVTHGFINRNISKELEKRGWQIIQNNGKENLGATVLKK; translated from the coding sequence TTGAAGACATTTGTTCAATTAATTCTCATACTTGGTGCAATATTTTGTACGATGCACATGCAGGCTCAGGAAGTGATTCTGATTCGTCATGCTTCAGTGAAACTGGAACAAAAAGGTTGGGTGGGAGCTAAAAAGGCTTCACGATTACGTGAGAATTACGATACTGCTCCAATAAAACAGTTCGATCCGGATACAGTGCTGAATAAAATCCCCGCGAGAATTACAGATACAGTTTATGTAAGTGCCCTGCCAAGATCAATTGCCACGGGCTTAAAACTATTCGGCGACTCGGCAGCAATTGTGTCTTTAAAAGAACTAAACGAATTTGAAATGCACATGATTTGGTTGCCACTTTATCTGCCTTACAAAGCATGGACTTCCATATCGAGAACAATGTGGTTGATGGGGCTTGAAAAACCCGGATCAGAATCATTTCAGGAAGCAAAAGACCGTGTTGACGATGTCTGTAATTTTATCGAATACAAAGCAGAACAAAACAATCAGGTAATACTTGTAACGCATGGTTTTATTAACCGCAACATTTCAAAAGAGCTGGAAAAAAGAGGTTGGCAAATCATACAAAACAATGGCAAAGAAAACCTGGGAGCTACTGTTCTAAAGAAATAA
- a CDS encoding DUF6565 domain-containing protein, whose translation MKYSKILIICFAALIACAAPTTKEDYLDSFERFVQRVESNHKKYTQKDWEWADQRFERFNSVWYLDYRDDFTVEDQIKIKGLIIKYHALKNKESVGDLLRDLFKDDVNNIGDKVQKYIDEDMDEDLDKIIKGATEIGDSAVKVMEDIVRELDESF comes from the coding sequence ATGAAGTATTCAAAGATTCTCATCATTTGTTTTGCAGCACTGATAGCCTGTGCAGCACCAACTACAAAAGAAGATTACCTCGACAGCTTTGAACGATTTGTTCAGCGGGTGGAGAGCAATCATAAAAAGTATACTCAAAAAGACTGGGAGTGGGCGGATCAGCGATTTGAGCGTTTCAACTCGGTATGGTACCTCGATTATCGCGACGATTTTACTGTTGAAGACCAGATAAAAATTAAGGGACTTATTATTAAATACCACGCCTTAAAAAACAAAGAAAGTGTGGGAGACCTATTACGCGATCTTTTTAAGGACGATGTAAACAATATTGGCGATAAAGTTCAGAAATACATTGATGAAGATATGGATGAGGATCTGGATAAAATAATTAAAGGAGCAACTGAAATTGGTGATTCAGCCGTGAAAGTAATGGAAGATATTGTTCGCGAGCTCGACGAATCTTTCTAA
- a CDS encoding BamA/TamA family outer membrane protein, with protein sequence MNLVKRCILLLLFINSLFWPVIGQEKIEYSVFLTGNTAQGLSPEQNQFLNELTNTPQPNAFVYLGNFSDYTIEEDKTVYTFYPQISNNNTPLLFANGFNEWRNGKKQTKKVAKALRKQFPDNEVYTNDWGCPGPTEVQLSDQLTVILIDTYWWLTALDTRYGKCGIEDDEDVFIWLQDALRMNKDKTVILAGYHPLESYGPHGGQFPALVNIFGFPYSIYKNTLGGKNDLVHPNYRNLRQQLHSVLHRFPNVIYASALENSLQYIQTDSIHQVISGSLVQQEFVNNKKADFATNSAGISRIDVYENGTVALNFFTIDNGTQEPVFSKTLYTGSAKTEENLTAKREALFKENTHTTYASKQYSATEKYKKWMGENYREVWETPIEARVFDISKEKGGLTLLKRGGGQQTKSVRMENEKGHQYVLRSLEKYAEGALPSEMKPTFAKDIVQDQISASNPYAALPAAVLAEHAGVFHTNPEIVFVPQDPLFKQYKEDMRSGLFLFEERPAKDRSDLASFGYSKDIVSTDEVLDNMIESEDYQVDQKAVLRARLLDIYINDWDRHDDQWRWASFKEDGKTIYRPIPRDRDQTFFVNQGILPGIASLPFILPKLQNFQPRTKNVIGLGFNARYFDRTFLTQMDWEDWKTTNADLMQRMTPEAINEAMATFPKEVQPMVADSTAKILLARKQYMEEMAHELYLYLARRINIAGTDRKDLFEINRKNDDETEISVYHIKKDDTKGKLIYQRTINTNETREIVCYGLDEEDRFEISGEVKKGPIIRIIGGQDKDVVVNNSNVTGLKSKTLVYDLKKSTKITGSGRTNAKLTDNKIIHEYDRKYFKRDVGMPLASGGYNADDGVYFGYGRSWYKQKFRRDSKTSVLGDYAIKNAAFNVTAQFESLSTNNGLDAIFGIDASTENYTTNFYGFGNNTSYTDSGFDYKYFKVRQRRIVTRLAVQKRFGESVWARYDEEDEHKDHPINEHKIGLMAQWKLNDTKDEENKFITDFDKNGLTPENLGQIHYAVLGGYYDYRNLNKDFRPTRGFVANASVSHYLNLQGEEPDFTKLNGSAAALLSFNKYPRTVFAFRIGGEKIFGDYYFHDAAILDGKTNLRGYRETRFYGDASAYFNSELRFKLIDFKNYLLTGELGIIAFDDIGRVWLDGEDSSKWHNGYGAGIWVSPFKMAIITATLNKSREETLVQFNFSFLF encoded by the coding sequence ATGAATTTGGTTAAAAGATGCATTCTTCTACTCCTTTTTATAAACAGCTTGTTTTGGCCGGTTATTGGGCAAGAGAAAATTGAATACAGTGTGTTCCTCACCGGAAATACGGCACAGGGTTTAAGTCCTGAACAAAATCAATTTCTCAATGAACTTACCAACACTCCACAACCAAATGCTTTTGTTTATTTGGGAAACTTTTCGGATTACACTATAGAAGAGGACAAAACGGTTTACACTTTTTATCCTCAAATTTCGAATAACAACACTCCGCTGCTTTTTGCCAATGGTTTTAACGAATGGCGAAATGGGAAAAAGCAAACCAAAAAAGTTGCTAAAGCACTTCGCAAGCAGTTTCCTGACAATGAGGTTTACACAAATGACTGGGGTTGCCCGGGGCCCACTGAAGTTCAACTGAGTGATCAGTTAACTGTTATTCTGATAGATACTTACTGGTGGCTGACAGCTCTCGACACTCGTTATGGGAAATGTGGTATTGAAGATGATGAAGATGTTTTTATATGGCTGCAGGATGCGTTGCGAATGAACAAAGATAAAACGGTAATTCTTGCGGGCTACCACCCGTTGGAGTCGTATGGTCCTCACGGAGGCCAATTCCCAGCGCTTGTAAATATTTTTGGATTTCCTTATTCTATTTATAAAAATACGCTGGGTGGCAAAAACGATTTGGTTCATCCAAATTACCGAAACCTACGTCAGCAACTTCACAGTGTATTACACCGCTTCCCAAATGTAATTTATGCATCAGCGCTTGAAAATAGTTTGCAATACATTCAAACCGACAGTATCCACCAGGTAATTAGCGGGTCGCTTGTTCAGCAAGAATTCGTAAACAATAAAAAAGCCGATTTTGCCACTAACAGTGCGGGCATTTCGCGAATTGATGTATATGAAAACGGCACAGTGGCATTGAACTTTTTCACCATTGACAACGGAACACAGGAGCCGGTTTTTAGCAAAACACTTTACACAGGCAGTGCAAAAACCGAAGAAAACCTCACCGCCAAACGAGAGGCTCTTTTTAAGGAAAATACGCACACAACATACGCCAGCAAACAATACTCAGCCACAGAAAAATACAAAAAGTGGATGGGAGAAAACTACCGAGAAGTTTGGGAAACACCGATTGAAGCGCGTGTTTTTGACATCAGTAAAGAAAAAGGTGGACTAACTTTGCTAAAACGAGGTGGTGGACAACAAACGAAATCAGTCCGCATGGAAAATGAAAAAGGGCACCAATATGTATTGCGTTCTCTGGAAAAATATGCTGAAGGCGCCCTGCCAAGTGAAATGAAACCAACATTTGCCAAAGACATTGTTCAGGATCAGATATCGGCCTCAAATCCCTATGCAGCTTTGCCGGCGGCGGTATTAGCCGAGCATGCAGGAGTTTTTCATACCAATCCGGAAATAGTTTTCGTACCACAAGACCCGCTATTTAAGCAATATAAAGAAGACATGCGAAGCGGCTTGTTTTTATTTGAAGAACGGCCGGCAAAAGACCGTAGCGATTTAGCCAGTTTTGGCTATTCGAAAGACATTGTCAGCACTGATGAAGTATTGGACAACATGATTGAAAGTGAAGATTACCAGGTTGACCAAAAGGCAGTGTTACGTGCTCGTTTGTTGGATATTTATATAAACGATTGGGATCGTCACGACGACCAATGGCGATGGGCCTCGTTTAAAGAAGATGGAAAAACCATTTATCGCCCGATACCACGCGATCGCGACCAAACATTCTTTGTCAACCAGGGGATTTTGCCAGGAATAGCATCGCTGCCTTTTATTCTTCCAAAGCTTCAGAATTTTCAGCCCCGCACAAAAAATGTAATCGGACTTGGATTTAACGCACGATATTTTGATCGTACTTTCCTAACACAAATGGATTGGGAAGACTGGAAAACAACGAATGCAGACCTGATGCAAAGAATGACGCCGGAAGCCATTAATGAAGCCATGGCAACTTTCCCCAAAGAAGTGCAGCCGATGGTAGCCGATTCAACGGCTAAAATTCTGCTGGCAAGAAAGCAATACATGGAAGAGATGGCTCACGAACTGTATCTATACCTGGCCCGAAGGATAAATATTGCGGGTACCGACCGAAAAGATTTATTTGAAATTAACCGAAAAAATGATGATGAAACTGAGATTTCGGTTTACCATATTAAGAAGGACGATACAAAAGGAAAACTCATTTACCAACGTACCATAAATACAAATGAAACCCGCGAGATTGTTTGTTATGGTTTGGACGAGGAAGATCGTTTTGAGATTAGCGGTGAAGTGAAAAAGGGCCCCATAATCAGAATTATTGGCGGACAGGATAAAGATGTGGTTGTAAATAATTCGAACGTTACAGGACTGAAAAGCAAAACATTGGTTTACGACCTGAAAAAAAGTACAAAGATTACAGGAAGCGGCAGAACAAATGCAAAACTTACTGATAATAAAATCATTCACGAATACGACCGGAAATATTTTAAACGCGATGTAGGCATGCCTCTTGCTTCGGGAGGTTACAATGCCGACGATGGCGTTTATTTTGGTTATGGCCGGTCGTGGTACAAACAAAAATTCAGACGCGATTCCAAAACCTCGGTCCTGGGGGATTATGCCATAAAAAATGCAGCTTTTAACGTTACGGCTCAATTCGAATCGCTCTCTACAAATAACGGACTGGATGCCATTTTTGGGATTGATGCGAGTACCGAAAATTACACCACCAACTTTTATGGTTTTGGAAACAATACATCGTATACCGACAGCGGTTTCGACTACAAATACTTTAAGGTTCGACAGCGAAGAATAGTAACCCGGTTGGCCGTTCAAAAGCGCTTTGGGGAATCGGTTTGGGCGCGCTACGACGAGGAAGATGAGCACAAAGATCACCCGATTAACGAGCATAAAATTGGCTTAATGGCGCAATGGAAACTCAACGACACCAAAGATGAAGAGAATAAATTTATCACCGATTTTGATAAAAATGGTTTAACGCCCGAAAATCTTGGTCAAATTCACTATGCCGTTTTGGGTGGCTATTACGATTACCGAAACTTAAATAAAGATTTCAGACCAACACGCGGTTTTGTTGCAAATGCCTCAGTAAGTCATTACCTGAATTTACAAGGCGAGGAACCCGATTTTACTAAATTAAACGGATCGGCAGCAGCGTTGTTAAGCTTTAACAAATATCCACGAACAGTTTTTGCATTCAGGATTGGCGGAGAAAAAATATTTGGAGATTACTATTTTCACGATGCCGCAATTCTGGATGGAAAAACAAATTTACGTGGCTATCGCGAAACCCGGTTTTATGGCGATGCAAGTGCCTATTTTAATTCGGAACTCCGGTTTAAACTCATCGATTTTAAAAATTACCTGCTTACCGGGGAACTCGGAATAATTGCTTTCGACGATATTGGAAGAGTCTGGCTTGATGGTGAAGATTCATCAAAATGGCACAACGGCTACGGCGCCGGAATCTGGGTTTCACCGTTTAAAATGGCAATTATCACGGCCACCCTAAACAAAAGCCGCGAAGAAACGTTAGTTCAATTTAACTTTAGCTTTTTGTTTTGA
- a CDS encoding adenylate/guanylate cyclase domain-containing protein: protein MPKLERTYKGAMRRYQLQLLLFSLIYWNLVIRFAIFMRMLGARDDHMADMLSKGMNFLVDEIVSSSVVISVFAALSWFTLNMLYPRMVRNFKMRRLAVGVVLLDIVIFLIISVLLGIVHYGVSQDLSLAESVSHLPRFLFNSTILFFLIVLFIGGYVYQLLNTLLHQVGYAPLGKIMMGYYQKPREEDLIFMFLDLQSSTTVAEKLGHKKYSYFIQDCFKCVSNSLLATRGRVYQFVGDEVVISWDAKKPTCYKGAVDFYYLYEKALNKRRDYFEREYGMVPVFTASLNVGKVMAAEVGEIKRELAFHGDVLNTAARIQKQCKRYRKRILVTREFAVRLIKNTKEYKIEYVDLVKFFGKKKSIKIYEVHKVEDN, encoded by the coding sequence ATGCCAAAACTTGAAAGAACATATAAAGGTGCCATGCGGCGATATCAGCTGCAGTTGCTGTTGTTTTCGCTCATTTACTGGAACCTTGTAATACGTTTTGCCATTTTTATGCGTATGCTTGGTGCCCGCGACGATCATATGGCAGACATGTTGTCGAAGGGGATGAATTTTTTGGTAGATGAAATTGTTTCGTCATCAGTGGTAATTTCTGTGTTTGCCGCGTTAAGTTGGTTTACGCTAAATATGTTGTATCCCAGGATGGTGCGCAATTTTAAGATGCGCAGGCTGGCAGTTGGAGTTGTACTCCTCGACATTGTTATATTTTTGATTATTAGCGTACTGTTGGGCATCGTACACTACGGAGTGAGCCAGGATCTTAGTCTTGCTGAGTCGGTTTCGCATTTGCCCAGGTTTTTGTTCAATTCAACGATACTGTTTTTTCTTATCGTACTTTTTATTGGCGGCTATGTGTACCAGCTTTTAAATACGCTTTTGCATCAGGTCGGTTATGCTCCGCTTGGTAAAATAATGATGGGCTATTATCAAAAGCCGCGCGAAGAAGATTTGATTTTTATGTTTCTCGATTTGCAGTCGTCAACCACAGTTGCCGAGAAATTGGGCCATAAAAAATACAGCTATTTTATTCAGGATTGTTTTAAATGTGTTTCCAATTCGCTTTTGGCTACCCGCGGTCGTGTTTATCAGTTTGTTGGCGATGAGGTAGTTATATCGTGGGATGCCAAAAAGCCAACGTGCTACAAGGGAGCGGTAGACTTTTATTATCTCTACGAAAAAGCTCTGAATAAACGGCGCGATTATTTTGAAAGAGAATATGGTATGGTGCCGGTTTTTACGGCCTCGTTAAATGTTGGAAAAGTGATGGCGGCCGAGGTTGGCGAAATTAAACGCGAGTTGGCTTTTCATGGAGATGTGCTGAACACTGCTGCACGCATTCAAAAACAATGTAAAAGGTACCGGAAACGCATTTTGGTTACCCGCGAATTTGCTGTGCGACTGATTAAAAATACCAAAGAATACAAAATTGAATATGTTGATCTTGTTAAGTTCTTTGGCAAGAAAAAATCGATAAAAATTTACGAAGTGCACAAAGTTGAAGACAATTAA
- a CDS encoding phosphoribosyltransferase, with product MVPLSFKEITKRLKTIDFPEVDVVIGIGSGGVPAATMLAYHLDAELLVMTLNYRDEKNNPRYTEPKVLEKASWDLDGKRILLVDDVSVSGKTMEAALAQLKGLNVKTCAMKGKAEFVLFPEIKECVKWPWKA from the coding sequence ATGGTTCCATTATCTTTTAAAGAAATAACAAAACGACTTAAAACAATTGATTTCCCGGAAGTTGATGTAGTAATTGGCATCGGTTCGGGGGGTGTGCCGGCCGCAACAATGCTTGCTTATCATCTTGATGCAGAGCTGTTGGTTATGACCTTGAATTACCGTGATGAAAAAAATAATCCACGCTACACTGAACCCAAAGTATTGGAAAAAGCCAGCTGGGATTTAGATGGAAAGCGTATTTTGTTGGTGGACGATGTATCGGTGTCGGGAAAGACAATGGAGGCTGCACTCGCGCAACTTAAAGGTTTAAATGTTAAAACATGTGCCATGAAAGGGAAAGCCGAATTTGTTCTGTTCCCTGAAATAAAAGAATGTGTAAAATGGCCATGGAAGGCTTAA
- a CDS encoding pyruvate kinase translates to MKINPEELEQINAQLNEIVAKAKEFEDKYAEKINRVLPVYRRSARNLVHYMAFRTFEIDELQQKLRDLGLSSLSSIEAHVMDSLLNAKTIINHLLNNPVVEDIPGVVRTFESRKLLKRNTKLLFGYKSKKRLTRIMVTLPGEAATDYEFVQNLLEAGMNSARINCAHDDHEKWLQMIDNVKQAKKTLRKNCKVMMDLAGPKLRTGEIKPGPQVLRIKPTRNVLGQVIKPARVWLAPQGAERPASKPDAIIPVDEDWLANVKRHSQILFTDSRDKKCKITMEGREGAGRWGICHESAYLTSGTDLILKRTKKSGKEIVKTGELLPLEQFISLKIDDILVLTREAIAGENAELAEDGTVLVPAHISCTLPAIFNDVKAGEPIYFDDGKIEGIIEEAEAASLKIRITYARNSGGKLKADKGINLPDSDLQISGLTEKDKNDLKFVAQQADAINFSFVNSESDVQELLDELNELDAELGIIFKIETNKGFKNLPLILLKGMKTYPIGVMIARGDLAIETGWNNFASIQEEILRICEAAHIPDVWATQVLENLAKKGVPSRAEITDAALANRAECVMLNKGFYITKAVKMLDKILRRMQRFQKKKDTLLPRLENAEDLQLSHDQFDV, encoded by the coding sequence ATGAAAATCAATCCGGAAGAACTTGAACAAATTAATGCCCAACTAAACGAAATCGTTGCCAAGGCAAAAGAGTTTGAAGACAAATACGCAGAAAAAATTAACCGTGTGCTACCTGTATACCGGCGAAGTGCGCGGAACCTGGTTCATTACATGGCCTTCCGTACTTTTGAAATTGATGAGTTACAACAAAAATTGCGCGACCTCGGATTGTCGAGCCTGTCCAGTATTGAGGCGCATGTAATGGACAGTTTACTCAATGCTAAAACCATCATCAACCACCTTCTGAATAATCCTGTTGTTGAAGATATTCCGGGAGTGGTTCGCACTTTCGAAAGTCGCAAACTGCTCAAACGAAATACAAAACTGTTATTTGGCTACAAGTCGAAAAAACGCTTAACACGCATCATGGTTACTCTTCCGGGAGAAGCCGCTACTGATTATGAATTTGTACAAAATCTGTTGGAAGCAGGAATGAACAGTGCCCGTATCAACTGTGCACACGACGATCATGAAAAATGGCTACAAATGATCGACAATGTAAAGCAGGCCAAAAAAACATTGCGCAAAAACTGCAAAGTAATGATGGACCTTGCCGGCCCAAAATTACGCACAGGAGAAATTAAACCCGGTCCGCAGGTGTTGCGCATAAAACCAACACGTAACGTGCTTGGCCAGGTTATTAAACCGGCACGGGTTTGGCTGGCACCACAAGGCGCCGAAAGACCAGCAAGCAAACCCGATGCAATTATTCCGGTTGATGAAGACTGGCTGGCCAATGTTAAACGACATTCGCAAATTTTGTTTACCGACAGCCGAGATAAAAAATGCAAAATTACTATGGAAGGCCGCGAAGGAGCCGGCCGCTGGGGAATTTGTCACGAATCAGCCTACCTTACTTCAGGAACAGATTTAATATTAAAACGAACTAAAAAGTCGGGGAAAGAGATTGTAAAAACCGGGGAGTTATTACCACTTGAACAATTCATTAGCTTGAAAATTGATGATATTCTGGTACTGACCCGCGAAGCCATTGCCGGAGAAAATGCAGAGTTAGCCGAAGATGGAACAGTGCTGGTTCCGGCTCATATTTCCTGTACACTTCCCGCCATATTTAACGACGTAAAAGCCGGCGAGCCAATTTATTTTGATGATGGTAAAATTGAAGGAATTATTGAAGAAGCTGAGGCTGCATCACTGAAAATCAGAATTACCTACGCACGCAACTCTGGCGGAAAGCTTAAAGCTGACAAAGGCATAAATCTTCCCGACTCAGATCTGCAAATTAGCGGTCTGACGGAAAAAGACAAAAACGATCTGAAATTTGTCGCGCAGCAAGCCGACGCCATCAACTTCTCCTTTGTAAACTCGGAATCTGACGTTCAGGAACTTTTAGACGAACTAAATGAACTGGACGCAGAACTCGGAATAATCTTCAAAATTGAAACGAACAAAGGTTTTAAAAACCTGCCACTCATTCTGCTAAAAGGGATGAAAACCTACCCGATTGGGGTAATGATTGCCCGTGGCGATTTGGCCATTGAAACCGGCTGGAACAATTTTGCATCGATACAGGAAGAGATTTTACGCATTTGCGAAGCCGCACATATTCCCGATGTTTGGGCAACGCAGGTTTTGGAGAATCTGGCCAAAAAAGGTGTTCCTTCGCGGGCCGAAATTACCGATGCTGCGCTGGCCAACCGGGCCGAGTGTGTAATGCTGAACAAAGGTTTTTACATTACAAAAGCGGTGAAAATGCTGGATAAGATACTTCGGAGAATGCAACGTTTCCAGAAAAAGAAAGATACCTTGCTGCCACGATTGGAGAATGCAGAAGATTTGCAGCTTTCGCACGATCAGTTCGACGTTTAA
- a CDS encoding DUF6268 family outer membrane beta-barrel protein codes for MKYILGLILVVIAVAGSAQDTISKEDWTPYFENNLPTRFLYLKMEGPFQYNISSTSDLEAIGDGSAEITGNRTVTARLKFPILNKQRVKLTGGIRYVNEQFYFEDIEPDGYPMYVGLNDRGLRRLGIDMKGMFHLYDNHSLVVQTSWSLAGDFHIHDNRYFSFGDLLKSSLAIGYATRKDLNTYYAFGAYFGYTFGDPAIYPVFNYSKRFANGIGLDLLLPQGFKAWKQINKRFYVVCDAEISGTSYTVRVDNTVLNETESIQLRQSTIDATVGIITQINKWVGFEAKFGYSNNINFNVTESNFKPGSTLPRPDTDYLIKSTVSGAPYASVALFLSVPRDLMDRCIE; via the coding sequence GTGAAATATATTTTAGGACTCATATTAGTTGTGATAGCTGTGGCTGGATCTGCTCAGGATACCATCTCGAAAGAAGATTGGACACCCTATTTTGAAAACAACCTGCCCACGCGTTTTTTATACCTGAAAATGGAAGGTCCTTTTCAATATAATATTTCATCAACGTCTGATTTGGAAGCCATTGGTGATGGGTCGGCAGAGATTACAGGAAACAGAACGGTAACAGCACGCTTAAAATTTCCCATTTTAAACAAACAGCGGGTTAAACTTACAGGAGGAATCCGCTATGTAAACGAGCAGTTCTATTTTGAAGATATCGAACCCGACGGTTACCCTATGTATGTTGGACTTAACGACAGAGGTCTGCGTCGATTGGGTATCGACATGAAAGGTATGTTCCATTTATACGACAATCATTCTCTGGTGGTGCAAACCAGTTGGAGCCTGGCAGGCGATTTTCATATTCACGACAACAGGTACTTTTCTTTTGGCGACTTATTAAAATCTTCACTGGCCATTGGTTATGCCACCCGAAAAGACCTGAATACCTACTATGCTTTTGGCGCATATTTTGGATATACTTTTGGCGATCCGGCCATTTATCCGGTCTTTAATTACTCCAAACGCTTTGCAAATGGAATAGGACTGGATTTACTTCTGCCACAAGGATTTAAAGCATGGAAACAAATCAACAAAAGATTCTATGTCGTTTGCGATGCCGAAATATCAGGAACCAGCTACACGGTACGTGTCGATAACACGGTTCTGAACGAAACAGAGAGTATTCAATTGCGCCAATCAACCATTGATGCCACAGTTGGAATTATTACTCAAATAAACAAATGGGTTGGTTTTGAGGCGAAATTTGGATATTCAAACAACATTAATTTTAACGTTACTGAATCGAATTTTAAACCGGGAAGCACCCTGCCTCGCCCCGACACTGATTACCTTATTAAATCTACGGTTTCGGGTGCTCCATATGCAAGTGTTGCTTTGTTTCTCTCGGTTCCGAGAGATTTAATGGATCGTTGTATTGAATAA